The region CTTTTATATTTCGATTAAAGTTTTCTATTGACAACTAACAATTCATGGCGTACTCTATGCACATAAAGTACCATTTGTACATATTAAACAATTGAGGTGATTATCATGCTTAAAAAAATCACAACCGCTGATGCAAGAAAAAAATTTGCCAATATTATTAACCAAGTAGCTTTTGGTAATGAGTCCTTTGTTCTGACCCGGCGGGGTGAACCTATTGCCGCCATTGTTTCCATGAAAGAGCTTAAATTATTGCAAGATTTAGAGGACCGAATTGATATGGAAGATGCGTGGAAAGCTAAAAATGAACCCGGTGAACCGATCCCCTGGGAAGAGCTGAAAAAGGAACTCGAACTTTGAAATATAGGATAGAGGTCAAGAGGTCTGCGGCAAAAGCGTTCAAAAAAATTCCTAAACCTGACCAAAAACGCATCAGCAAAGCAATTGACAACCTCGCGGAAAACCTTCCGAACCCGGATACTACCAAGATGAAGGGAAACAATCCCTTTTACAAAATTCGGGTCGGAGATTATCGGATTGTTTATGAGATTCAAGATGATGTCCTATTGATTCTGATTATCAAAATCGGCCACCGCAAAGATATTTACAGAAACCTCACCTAAAATTAATTCTTTTCTTCTTTCAGCCTTAGGGAGTTTGGGGACGGGTATTGATATATTGACATAGGTCATTCCATCATCTTGAGTTCCTTCTCTTTCACGATCTTTTCGCCCCGTTTTACCGATTGACTGGCCGTGGGTTGCGA is a window of Candidatus Desulfatibia profunda DNA encoding:
- a CDS encoding type II toxin-antitoxin system Phd/YefM family antitoxin; its protein translation is MLKKITTADARKKFANIINQVAFGNESFVLTRRGEPIAAIVSMKELKLLQDLEDRIDMEDAWKAKNEPGEPIPWEELKKELEL
- a CDS encoding type II toxin-antitoxin system RelE/ParE family toxin, with protein sequence MKYRIEVKRSAAKAFKKIPKPDQKRISKAIDNLAENLPNPDTTKMKGNNPFYKIRVGDYRIVYEIQDDVLLILIIKIGHRKDIYRNLT